A genomic window from Vigna radiata var. radiata cultivar VC1973A unplaced genomic scaffold, Vradiata_ver6 scaffold_153, whole genome shotgun sequence includes:
- the LOC106752617 gene encoding exocyst complex component EXO70B1-like, translated as MQTLLSFLRKNTMVKLNQILRWLKKPKVVRLVCLASSVVGLLCYALSSSFNHLLGNWNAYSLVSCAAFATMSLGLSNLTQFGFQIDLLYXFCGGLLVQLMKIKMWLVIVGGGFSYSLLQLCDYPRQTQRENLPLQLQNLVNIQVDPQSVSSSSHEEAYGDVNSTQGTSPEDGDLRFQDHLHTQSNSPSQDGIQQQLMNCIKELKKENKKLVPFVCRQVDKYLEAEFGSKEEPCADDNLVLDALPLEIMRRLKEIVQLMVDAGFVEECSDIYSTWRREFVEQCLRELLPFQLPIKKDFMKWSAACKATWKMFFPNERRLCHFLFSGLSVAADVSFEKFCKSLTIVLLKHVHTITTQSYTQHTLLIDAPSMLMPLDELEPEFIAYNNFSFVCYVRDIQQRLAIINSFRFIIYPDIVEAPATDGGLHLITKESMNYILGICEGMINQRDGQTYCIENSSFWVVIGKMIELLESELELESTRLYGNPALRYIFMINNLTYIKQKMCDLKFDDEWFQRRKGKVTQKGNLYMSTWKKMREFLKVEAYYVAAELMIKKIRLFNLHFEETCTIQSTWTVSNKQLRKRIIEGIEEFLLPEYEKFCDSFLSVLGDEAYEYIKFRSPDIQNYLSHLFI; from the exons ATGCAAACATTGCTCTCTTTCTTGAGAAAGAATACGATGGTCAAGCTCAACCAAATACTGAGATGGCTAAAGAAACCAAAGGTAGTGAGACTTGTATGTCTTGCTTCATCTGTTGTTGGATTGCTCTGTTATGCACTCAGTTCCTCTTTCAACCATTTACTGGGAAACTGGA ATGCATACAGCCTGGTCTCTTGTGCTGCTTTTGCTACCATGTCACTTGGCTTGTCAAATCTTACTCAATTTGGATTCCAGATCGATCTACTATATTTNTTCTGCGGAGGTCTACTAGTACAACTCATGAAGATCAAAATGTGGTTAGTCATTGTCGGAGGGGGCTTCAGTTATTCCCTCCTTCAGCTTTGTGATTATCCGCGTCAAACACAACGGGAGAATCTTCCCCTCCAGCTCCAAAATCTAGTAAACATTCAAGTTGATCCACAGAGTGTTAGTAGTAGCAGTCATGAAGAAGCTTATGGTGATGTTAATAGTACTCAAGGCACCTCACCAGAAGATGGGGATCTTAGATTCCAAGACCATCTGCACACTCAAAGTAATTCACCTTCACAAGATGGAATCCAGCAACAACTTATGAATTGTATAAAGGAGCTTAAGAAGGAGAATAAGAAGCTTGTTCCCTTTGTCTGTCGTCAAGTGGACAAATACCTTGAAGCCGAATTTGGCTCCAAAGAAGAACCGTGTGCTGATGACAACTTGGTGTTGGATGCACTTCCATTGGAAATTATGAGGCGCCTTAAGGAAATCGTGCAGCTGATGGTGGATGCAGGTTTCGTGGAGGAATGCAGCGACATTTACAGCACATGGCGAAGGGAGTTTGTAGAACAGTGTCTACGAGAACTTCTGCCATTTCAGTTGCCCATCAAAAAGGACTTTATGAAGTGGTCAGCAGCGTGCAAGGCAACTTGGAAGATGTTTTTTCCCAATGAAAGAAGACTCTGCCATTTCCTCTTTTCAGGTTTATCTGTCGCTGCGGATGTCTCTTTCGAGAAATTTTGCAAGAGTCTGACGATTGTTCTACTGAAACATGTCCATACCATAACAACTCAGAGCTATACGCAGCATACGCTTCTCATCGACGCCCCTAGCATGTTGATGCCATTGGATGAGCTGGAACCGGAGTTCATCGCTTATAACAATTTTTCGTTCGTATGTTATGTTCGAGACATTCAGCAAAGATTGGCTATAATAAACAGCTTTAGGTTTATTATTTACCCTGATATTGTGGAGGCACCTGCTACCGACGGAGGGCTTCATCTCATTACTAAGGAATCAATGAACTACATCCTTGGAATTTGTGAAGGTATGATAAACCAGAGGGATGGTCAAACTTACTGCATCGAAAATTCTTCATTTTGGGTGGTGATAGGAAAGATGATTGAGTTGTTAGAGAGCGAGTTGGAACTCGAGTCTACACGCTTATACGGTAACCCCGCATTGCGCTATATTTTTATGATCAATAATCTCACGTACATAAAGCAAAAGATGTGTGATTTGAAATTCGACGATGAATGGTTTCAACGACGCAAAGGAAAGGTGACACAGAAGGGTAACCTGTATATGAGTACGTGGAAGAAGATGAGGGAGTTTTTGAAGGTTGAAGCTTATTATGTGGCAGCGGagttaatgataaaaaagatCCGTTTGTTCAACCTGCACTTTGAGGAGACATGCACAATTCAATCTACATGGACGGTCTCTAATAAACAGCTGAGGAAACGAATAATAGAAGGCATTGAAGAGTTCTTGTTGCcagaatatgaaaaattttgtgaCAGCTTTCTATCTGTTCTTGGTGATGAAGCTTACGAGTATATTAAGTTTAGATCTCCAGACATTCAAAATTATCTCAGCCATTTGTTTATTTGA